TCGCAAGATGGTGCAGAACCTTCTGTGGGCAACCGGCTACAATACTGTCGCGATCCCGATGGCGGCGGGAATCACGTTCGGCACCGGCCTCCTGATGACTCCGGCCGTCGCGGCCGCGCTCATGTCGGTCAGCACGGTCATCGTCGCCTTCAACGCGCAGCTGCTGCGCTTCTACAGGGGCCGGCGGCCGGCAGAGGCATGATCGGATGCGTGTGATCTTTCCCCTGCCGGGCAATGAAGCGTTTGCCCAAGCGCTGGCCGAGGCCGGCGGCTTCGAACTCGGGCACTTGGAGACGCGGCGCTTTCCCGACGGCGAGAGCTATGTGCGCTTCCTGACCGACGTTCGAGGCAAATGCGTGGACCTGGTCTGCAGCCTGGCTGACCCCGACCAAGGCTTCCTGGGTCTGGTCTTTGCCGCGGACGCCGCCCGCGACCTCGGCGCACGCGAGATAACGCTGGTGGCGCCCTACCTCGCTTATATGCGCCAGGACCGACGCTTCCGGCCCGGAGAGGCAATTTCCTCGAAGAGCTTCGCCCGGCTGGTTTCGGCCACGTTCGACCGGCTGGTGACGGTCGACCCGCATCTGCATCGCTACCCGGCGCTGTCGGCACTCTACACGATCCCCGACCTCACGCTGAATGCCGCACCGGCGCTCGCCGACTGGATCGGGAAGAATGTTGAGGCGCCTCTGCTGATCGGCCCGGACGAGGAAAGCGAGCAATGGGTGTCGGCGATCGCCGCGCGCGTCGGGGCGCCGTTCACCGTGCTGCGCAAGATCCGGCACGGCGACCGCAGCGTCGATGTCGAAGTTCCCGATCTCGACGGCTGGCGCGGACGTCAGCCGGTGCTCGCCGACGATATCGCCTCGTCCGGCCGCACGTTGATCGAAGCGGCGCGCAAGCTGGTGCTTCAGGGATTCGCCAAGCCGGTCTGCACGGTCATTCATGGTGTTTTCGCCGAGGATTCCTACGAGCGGCTCGCCGATCTTTCGAGCCGCATCGTCTCGACGGATGCTGTGCCCCATCCGTCCAACGCGATCGCGCTCGCCCCGCTCGTCGCGGAAGCGCTCACCAGGGCACATGCCGGCGCGCAGAACCTCGTCCGCCATCGCCGGCCGCCCGAGCCGCTCGACGACGTCGAGCTTGCGGGTTTCGACTCCTTTCCGGCCAGCGATCCACCGCCTTGGACCGGAGGCTGAAACCCGCTCCGCTTTACCGACCAACCACAACAAGCAGGCGAGAATGACACAGGCAGATTTGTTCGAGACGTGGCGGAAGGGATTTGGTCAGATCGTTCACTCGAATGAGACGATCGAGCGCGTCCGCGCGCTCGCCTCGGCCGCCGCATCCGGGGAGGAGGCGCTCTACCGCATCCTGATCGCCGCCGACCGGCTTGCCAGCGCTGCGATGTGGACGGTCGTTCACATGACTTATGCGCAGCGGGTCGATCTCTCGGGTGCGCCACTTCCCGCCGATGCGTTCAAGACCACGCCCGAGGGGCACACGGGCGGGTCGCTCAACATGGTTCCGGCCTTCGTCGGCTATCTCGCCGCGGCTGCGCTGAGCGCCAAGACTCGCGCCTGGCTGATGGGGCAGGGGCATAGCGTCGCTGCGATCGAGGCGGTGAACACGCTCACCGGCGACGTCTCGCCGGCGCAGCAGGGGCGCTATGACCGCAGTGAAGAGGGCCTCTCGCGTCTCGCGGCGGACTTCTATTCCTATGCCATCGCCGCCGACGGAGCGGCGGCCGTTCCCCTCGGAAGCCATGCCGGGCCCAATACCGCCGGCGCGATCTCCGAATGGGGCTATCTCGGTTTCGCCGAGGTGCAATATGCCCATATGCCGCTGCCAGGCGAAAGCCTCGTCGCCTTTCTGAGCGACGGCGCGTTCGAGGAGCAGCGCGGTTCGGACTGGACGCCTCGCTGGTGGCGCGCGGAAGACAGCGGCTTCGCCATTCCCGTCATGATCCTCAATGGCAGACGCATCGAGGAACGAGCGCAGATCGCCCAGCAGGGCGGCGCCGAATGGCTCGCCGATCATCTGCGCCTGAACGGCTTCGATCCGTTCGCCATCGACGGGCACGATCCGGCCGCCTTCGCCTGGGCCATATTGGAAGCCGAGCGGCGCCTCGAGCGCTTCATCGCCGATCCGGCACGCGGCTATCCTGCGCCCATCCCCTATGTGATAGCCGAATCCGTCAAGGGCTTCGGCTTTCCGGGCGCGGGCACCAACGCCGCCCATAATCTTCCGCTAGAAGGAAATCCGGCTTTTGACGATGCGGCGCGACGCGAGTTCAATGAAGGCGCGGCTGCGCTGTTCGTGCCGCCCGACGAGATCCGGCAGGCCGTTGAAACCCTCGCCGTCCATGACGCGCAGCGCCGCCCGTTGGAAAGCCACCACCTTTTGGCGTTGCGCCATCCTCAGGCCCCCACGCTCCCTGAGCCGCAATGGGACCGGCCAAGCGACCCGCCGGATTGCGCCATGCACGCGCTCGACCGCTGGTTCGTGCGCCTCGTCGACCGAAATACTGCGCTGCGCGTCCGGGTCGGCAACCCCGACGAGCTACGCTCGAACCATATGGGAGCTACGCTCGAGCGCTTGCGCCATCGCGTCAACGTCCCCGAGCCGGGCGTGGCAGACGCTGCCGACGGTGCGGTCATCACTGCGCTCAACGAGGAAGCCGTGGCCGGGGCCGCCCTCGGCAAAAAGGCCGGGCTCAATCTGATCGTGAGCTACGAAGCGTTCGCGATGAAGATGCTGAGCGGTCTACGCCAGGAGATCGTCTTCGCCCGCCGGCAACGCGAGATCGGGCACGAGCCGGGTTGGATCTCGGTGCCTTTGATAGTCACATCCCACACTTGGGAGAACAGCAAGAACGAGCAATCGCACCAGGATCCGACGGCCGGAGAAGCGCTGCTCGGCGAGATGAGCGACACCGCGCGCGTCCTCTTTCCCGTCGATGCGAACAGCGCCGTCGCCGCGCTGCAGTCGCTCTACGAAGGCCGGGGCCAGGTGGCCTGCCTCATCGTGTCGAAGCGCGACATGCCGCATCGGCTCGATGGGGAGGCGGCGCTAAGGGCGGTCGAGACGGGAGCAGCCCATATCGAAGGCACAGCCGCCGACGCGGACGTGCAGTTCGTCGCCATCGGGGCCTATCAGCTCGAAGAGGCGCTGAAGGCCGCAGGCCGTCTCGTCGACGCCGGGCTGCGTCCGCTCGTCACGATGTTGATCGAGCCCGGTCGCTTCCGATCGCCGCGCGATCCGATCGAGCAATCCTTCACCGCCGAGGACGCGGCACTCGCGGAGCTGTTTCCTTCGAACATGCCGCGTGTGATCGCTACCCATACTCGGCCCGAGCCGATGCTGGGGCTACTGCGGCGGCTCGATGGAGGCCCATCGGCGACGGTTGCACATGGCTATATCAGCCGGGGCGGCACCCTGGACGTGGCCGGCATGCTGTTCGCCAACCGCTCGACCTGGGCACATCTCGTCGAAAGTTCGACGAGATTGCTGAACCGGCCCCGGGATCAGTTCCTGTCCGCAGCCGAATGCGCCGCCATCGACGGCCGCGGCGATCCGCACGACCTGCTCAGCCCATCCGCAAAGAGAAAGACCGCTTGATGCTCACCCTGACTTCCCTTGGCGCCGCCGGGACCGTAACCGGTTCCAAGCATCTGCTCGAGCATGACGGCAAGCGCATTCTGATCGATTGCGGCCTGTTCCAGGGCATGAAGAATCTGCGCGAGCTCAATTGGGAACCACTGCCAGTCCCGCCCGCCAGCATCGATGCGGTCATTCTCTCCCACGCCCATCTCGATCATTCGGGCTATCTGCCGCGTCTCGTGCGCGACGGCTTTCGCGGTCTCATCTATGCGACGGCGGCGACCCGCGACGTGGCCACACTCATCCTCAAGGACAGCGGTCACATCAACGAGAAGGATGCGGATTTCCTCAACCGCATCGGCGCCACGCGGCACAAGCCAGCCTTGCCGCTCTATGGCGTACGCGACGCCGAACGTGCGCTCGAATCCTTCAGCTCGGTCCCCTTTTCCAAACCCACCGATCTCCCGGGCGGGGCGAGGGTCACCTTCCGCCATGCCGGCCACATCCTGGGCGCCGCGACGGCCGACGTCGAATGGGGCGGCCGGCGCATCGTCTTCTCCGGTGACCTCGGTCGTTATTCCGACCCCTTCATGCTGGATCCGGAACCGGTCGCGGAAGCCGACTTCGTCATGATCGAGTCGACCTATGGCAATCGCCTTCATGAGCCGACCGACCCCGGCGAAGCGCTGGGCGTGATCGTCGAGCGCACCGTCCGCCGCGGCGGGACGGTCATCATCCCGGCCTTCGCGGTCGGACGCGCGCAGGCGCTTCTCTATTATCTGTGGAAGCTGCGGGAGGCCGGCCGGCTGAAGGACGTGCCGATCTATCTGGACAGTCCGATGGCCATCAATGCGACCGACTTGCTGTGCGATCATTTCGCCGACCATCGGCTTACGCCTCAGGTCTGCCGCGACGCCTGCGACATTGCGATCTATACGCGCGAGGTCGAGCAATCGAAGGCGATCACCACGAGCCCCTATCCCAAGATCGTCATTTCGGCGAGCGGCATGGCGACCGGGGGACGCGTCCTTCATCACCTCAAGGCGTTCGCTCCCGACCGCAAGAACAGCATCGTCTTTTCCGGTTTTCAGGCTGCCGGCACGCGCGGTCGCGCGATGCTGGAAGGCGCGCGCGAGATAAAGATCCACGGTCAATGGATTCCGGTCGCGGCCGAAGTCGCTGATCTGCCGATGCTGTCGGCCCATGCTGACGCCAATGAGCTGATGCGCTGGCTGTCGGGATTTCAGCGCCCGCCGAAGCGCGTCTTCATCGTGCATGGCGAGGCGCAGGCCTCGGAGGCGCTCCGCTCGCGCATCGACCAGGAGCTTGGATGGGACGCCGTCATCCCCCGTCAGGCACAGATGTTCGAGCTATGACGACGCCCGACCAGGACGCCCTCGTTCAGCGGACATTGCGCGCACGGCGGCTCGGCCTCCACACCCAGCACCAGCCTATCGTGATCATGCGCACGGACTGCCATGTCTGCCGCGCCGAGGGATTGACCGGACGCTCCCAGGTGCTGCTTTCGGCCGCGGGGCGTGAGGTGCGGGCTGCGCTGTTTCAGGTCGAAGGCGAAGGCCTGCTGGCGCCCGATGAAGCCGCGCTCTCGGAAATCGCCTGGGAGATGCTCGGCGTCACCGAGGGCGCTCCCATCAGCGTCACCCATGTTCCGGCGCTCGAGTCGCTCGCCAGCGTGCGCCGCCGCATCTACGGGCATCGCCTCGATGCAGCTGCATTCGCCGACATCGTCGGCGATGTCGCGGCTGCACGCTATACCGACGTTCACCTCGCTGCCTTCCTGACGGCGGGCGCGGTGCTGCCGCTCGACGAGCAGGAGACCGTCGACCTCACCGCCGCCATGATCGCGGTCGGTGACCGCCTGTCATGGGACGCGCCGGTCGTGGTCGACAAGCATTGCGTCGGCGGCCTGCCGGGCAACCGCACTACGCCGCTGGTCGTGGCCATCGTCGCGGCGAACGGCCTCCTCATGCCGAAGACCTCCTCCCGCGCGATCACGTCTCCGGCCGGAACCGCCGACACGATGGAGACGCTTGCTCCGGTAGACCTGGACATTGCCGCGCTTAAGCGGGTGGTCGACCAGGAAGGCGGTTGCATCGCCTGGGGCGGAGCAATCCACCTCAGTCCGGCCGACGACAAGTTCGTGCGAATCGAGCGCGAGCTCGACGTCGACACCGAGGGCCAGCTCATCGCGTCGGTCTTGTCGAAGAAGATAGCGGCAGGCTCGACCCACGTGGTCATCGACATTCCGGTAGGTCCGACCGCTAAGGTGCGTAGCGAAGAGGATGCACGGCAACTTGCCGAACGCCTGCGTGCGGTGGCGGCGCGTTCCGGCCTGGAGGCCCGTTGCCTGCTCACGGATGGCACACAGCCCGTCGGGCGCGGCATCGGGCCTGCCTTGGAAGCGCACGACCTGCTCGCGGTGCTGCGCAATGCGCCCGGGGCGCCGGACGATCTTCGCCGCCGTGCCGCATCGCTCGCCGGCGTGGTGCTTGAGATTGGCGGCAAGTCCGAACCGGGCGAGGGCGCGGCCCTCGCGCTCGAGACGCTGGCAGAGGGCCGAGCCTGGACCAAGTTCCAAGCGATCTGCGAGGCCCAGGGCGGCATGCGCGTGCCCCCGGTGGCGGGACAAACCCACCCTCTTGCTGCCGCGCAGGACGGGCGGGTCGTCCATATCGACAACCGGAAGCTCGCGCGCCTTGCCAAGCTGGCCGGGGCTCCGGACGTCAAGGCCGCCGGCATCTTCATGGAGGTTCGTCTCGGCCAGGACGTGGCGCGGGGCCAGCCGCTTCTGCACGTCCATGCCGACACCGCCGGAGAGCTCGCTTATGCGCTCGATTATGCCGCGATCGCCGGCGACATCGTTCGGGTGGAGCCATGAGGCGCACTTCCTGCATTTCTTAAAAAGGCATGACGAAGATGACCCAGCATCCAATCCGCGTCGCGATCAACGGCTACGGCGTTATTGGCAAGCGGGTGGCGTCCGGCGTCCTGGCGCAGAGCGACATGAGGCTCGCCGGTGTCGCGGACATTGCAGCGGACTGGCGGCTGCGTCCGCTTGAAGGTCAAGGCATCGGTCTTTACGCGGCGACGCCCGACCATGTCGCGCCGATGCGCGAGGCAGGCTTGGCCATCGCCGGCACGCAGGATGAGCTTCTCGCCCAGGCTAATGTGGTCGTCGACTGCACGCCCAAGCGCATCGCCGCCCGCAACGCGGAGATTTATCGGGCGAGCGGGATCAAGTTTATCGTGCATGGCGGCGAGAAGCATGAGGTCACCGGCCATTCCTTCGTCGCCGAGGTCTCGTTCGACAGCGCGGTAGGACGAGCGGCGACGCGGGTGGTGTCCTGCAACACAACCTCGATCGTGCGCACCCTGACGGCGCTCAAGCGTGCAGGCCTTTTGAAACGCGCGCGGGGCACGCTGCTGCGGAGGGCAACCGATCCGTGGGAAAGTCACCTGGGCGGCATCATGAACACGCTCGTCCCCGAGCGGGACATCCCCAGCCACCAGGGTCCTGACGCCCTGAGCGTCGACCCGGAGCTCGACGTCGTGACAATGGCGGTCAAGGTACCGCAGACGCTGGCGCATCTTCACTATTGGTCGGTCCAGATGACGCGGAGCGCGAGCAAGGAGGAGGTGCTCGACGCCTTTCGGGCCTCCTCCCGGATCGCCCTGATCCAGGCAGGCGATGGACTTGCCGCGATCAACACCGTCAAGGAGCTGATGGCCGATCTCGGCCGACCGCACGACAATCTCTATGAGGTGGCTTTGTGGGAGGACATGCTCAAGGTTCAAGGCGACGAGCTCTTCTACGCCTATATGGTCGACAACCAGGCCATCGTCATTCCCGACACAATCGACGCCATCAGAGCCCTGGCAGGATTAGCGACAAACGCCTCAGAGTCGATGGCGCGAACCAATGACGCGCTCGGTATTCACGGCAGGCTCTACTGAGTATCACCGACACATCCACCCGAAACGGCGGCGACCGCGGCGAAGCCTCGCCGGACTTAACATAAGGCAGAAGGCCGTCGGCGCCGCTATCAGGCGCGGCGATCCCGATATTGCTCCGCCCGCACGACAATTGCGCGCATGCTCGCCAAGCACATCGACGACTTCGCCAACCGCGACATCACAATGGCGCTGACCCGGTAGGAACCGACCTTGGGAAGGGGATCGAGCTTGTGAATGACACAGGAAGAGTAGATGACAGCCGTTCCCCAGAGCAATGATACTGCCCCGCCGTTCGCGGTAACGGCGCCCCCACCGCCTCCTGCGCGGCTCCTGCGATTGCCAGAAGTCATCGCACGCGTCGGGCTGAAGCGCTCGGCGATCTACCAGCGGATGAGCGAGGGTCGGTTTCCGAAATCGCGCTCGCTCGGCCCAAAGTGCGCCGTCTGGATCGAGGCAGAGATCGACGCTTGGGTTCAATCCGTCGCGGCTGGCTCGGCTTCGTCTCCGCAGACCTGAGCACCGCGTGCCAAGCTATGGTTGCCTCGCCGAACGCCGGCGACACGGACCTCAGCGCCGCGTTCGGACGACGATGGCCGCGCCAGCGAGAGCTACACGCCAGGTGGATCTATCAGGAGCACAGGAGCAAAGCCGCCGCCGGGCGTTCGCATGTTGGTGGTTTGGCCTTGGTAAATGCGGCTCGCGACCAGGAGCGGCTCGCCCCGATACGAATAGAGTCGCACGTCGACTTTGCGCGAGACAGTTTCGCCATCGATGCGCATCATCCTGGTGCTCGGCGGCACGAAAGCCTGGGCTATGGAGCCGTCATCGTCCAGGATCTGAGCCCAAGTCGAGCGGGTCAGCTTGTCGCCGCGAAACGCCCCTTTCGCCCCGTACCCTTTCGCCGGCTTGAAGAAGAGGTCTTTGCGCCGGGCCCAGAGTTCATCTGCGTTGTCGCGCGTCACCATGACCGTCCTGGGAATCGCGGCAGACACCGCGTTGATCGTCGCCGCGTCGGCGCCGAGATGGCGCAACCGCTCAGGATCGGACAGCACAACGAGGTTCCGCTTGTCAGCATGCACCGCGTGATTGAACGGATTGGGTGTCAGCACCACGTCGCCGGCCGCGTAGGCATCTCGCAGCGCCTCATGCGCCGGCTGCTCAAGCGCGAAATCCGTCAGCCGGTTGTAGACGAGGTCGACGGGGAGGCCGTCAGCGAGCAAACGTCCGTCCGCGTGGCGAAAGTCCGCGCCATCGACGATCAGGGCCTCGAATCCGCAATCCCGGAGCATCTCCTGCGCGATCACGAACTCGGGATAGAGGTATTGCTCCTGCGGTCGGTCGTCGGTGATCGCGATCCGGCGGAGCGGCTGCGACACGCGTTGGCTTCGCCACTCGCGTCCGAACATATCCGCAAGGGCTGCGGCGAACCCGTGCGGCGGTGAAATTCTTGCGTCCTGCGCTCCGCAACACCGCCGCTGCACCTTTGCCAGCACGGCGTTGAGAAAGGCACCGCCGGCGTTGGTGTTGATCTCGATGAGCCGCGGCCCCGACGCATCAAGGTGGAAGTCATAACCCATGAACACGCCGCTGGGCCCGTGGTTCTTCCCGGCGATTTCGGGAGCGTATGCGAGCACTGCCTCGATATAGGCCGGCATCGCTGCAACCCGCTCGATGGCCTGCACGACTGACCGCATCCGGTCCAGGAGTGAAGCCGAGAGGAAGGTCGCTACCCCCGAGAACAGATGGGGATGCGTAGTGGCGAATTCGGTTGCCGGAGAGACATCGCCCGAAGCCGCGGCGAGCGCGTCATTCAGGTCATCACGATCCACGCTTACGCAGAAACAGCGCGCGTTAAGAGACTCCGGCAGCATTGTTTGGTGTCGACCTTTCTCGTCCTGATCGTGAACCCCCACGAGCGGGTGGAAGGCTCCACTATTCAAACCATGATGACGTTGAGCCGGGACCGGCAGTGCCCTCACAAGGTCGGCCAGGCGTAGTATTCATAGAAGCTCGAGGGCTTCGCGCGGGTCGTCTACGGACGCAGCCTGCCCGACGGTGCCCCGAGCGTTTTTCTTAACCAGCTGGCAGTAGTGTTGAAGTCCGACCCTTCGCCAACAGCACTCGGACATTTGCGGATGGTTCGCACCGGTTGCCGCCCAATATGCTGTCTGAGGTACGTTGGTCCCCCTGATCGACGTGGTGGTCACTGATGGCTTTTTGAGGATTGAATGGTGAGTACATACGGAGATCTGCGTCGGTTGGTCGAAAGCACCGCCGTTGGTAGGCGGGTGACCAGACCAGCCATCTTGCGCACTGTGGTCAT
This sequence is a window from Tsuneonella aeria. Protein-coding genes within it:
- a CDS encoding ribose-phosphate pyrophosphokinase: MRVIFPLPGNEAFAQALAEAGGFELGHLETRRFPDGESYVRFLTDVRGKCVDLVCSLADPDQGFLGLVFAADAARDLGAREITLVAPYLAYMRQDRRFRPGEAISSKSFARLVSATFDRLVTVDPHLHRYPALSALYTIPDLTLNAAPALADWIGKNVEAPLLIGPDEESEQWVSAIAARVGAPFTVLRKIRHGDRSVDVEVPDLDGWRGRQPVLADDIASSGRTLIEAARKLVLQGFAKPVCTVIHGVFAEDSYERLADLSSRIVSTDAVPHPSNAIALAPLVAEALTRAHAGAQNLVRHRRPPEPLDDVELAGFDSFPASDPPPWTGG
- a CDS encoding xylulose 5-phosphate 3-epimerase, which produces MTQADLFETWRKGFGQIVHSNETIERVRALASAAASGEEALYRILIAADRLASAAMWTVVHMTYAQRVDLSGAPLPADAFKTTPEGHTGGSLNMVPAFVGYLAAAALSAKTRAWLMGQGHSVAAIEAVNTLTGDVSPAQQGRYDRSEEGLSRLAADFYSYAIAADGAAAVPLGSHAGPNTAGAISEWGYLGFAEVQYAHMPLPGESLVAFLSDGAFEEQRGSDWTPRWWRAEDSGFAIPVMILNGRRIEERAQIAQQGGAEWLADHLRLNGFDPFAIDGHDPAAFAWAILEAERRLERFIADPARGYPAPIPYVIAESVKGFGFPGAGTNAAHNLPLEGNPAFDDAARREFNEGAAALFVPPDEIRQAVETLAVHDAQRRPLESHHLLALRHPQAPTLPEPQWDRPSDPPDCAMHALDRWFVRLVDRNTALRVRVGNPDELRSNHMGATLERLRHRVNVPEPGVADAADGAVITALNEEAVAGAALGKKAGLNLIVSYEAFAMKMLSGLRQEIVFARRQREIGHEPGWISVPLIVTSHTWENSKNEQSHQDPTAGEALLGEMSDTARVLFPVDANSAVAALQSLYEGRGQVACLIVSKRDMPHRLDGEAALRAVETGAAHIEGTAADADVQFVAIGAYQLEEALKAAGRLVDAGLRPLVTMLIEPGRFRSPRDPIEQSFTAEDAALAELFPSNMPRVIATHTRPEPMLGLLRRLDGGPSATVAHGYISRGGTLDVAGMLFANRSTWAHLVESSTRLLNRPRDQFLSAAECAAIDGRGDPHDLLSPSAKRKTA
- a CDS encoding MBL fold metallo-hydrolase RNA specificity domain-containing protein is translated as MLTLTSLGAAGTVTGSKHLLEHDGKRILIDCGLFQGMKNLRELNWEPLPVPPASIDAVILSHAHLDHSGYLPRLVRDGFRGLIYATAATRDVATLILKDSGHINEKDADFLNRIGATRHKPALPLYGVRDAERALESFSSVPFSKPTDLPGGARVTFRHAGHILGAATADVEWGGRRIVFSGDLGRYSDPFMLDPEPVAEADFVMIESTYGNRLHEPTDPGEALGVIVERTVRRGGTVIIPAFAVGRAQALLYYLWKLREAGRLKDVPIYLDSPMAINATDLLCDHFADHRLTPQVCRDACDIAIYTREVEQSKAITTSPYPKIVISASGMATGGRVLHHLKAFAPDRKNSIVFSGFQAAGTRGRAMLEGAREIKIHGQWIPVAAEVADLPMLSAHADANELMRWLSGFQRPPKRVFIVHGEAQASEALRSRIDQELGWDAVIPRQAQMFEL
- a CDS encoding thymidine phosphorylase family protein, with the translated sequence MTTPDQDALVQRTLRARRLGLHTQHQPIVIMRTDCHVCRAEGLTGRSQVLLSAAGREVRAALFQVEGEGLLAPDEAALSEIAWEMLGVTEGAPISVTHVPALESLASVRRRIYGHRLDAAAFADIVGDVAAARYTDVHLAAFLTAGAVLPLDEQETVDLTAAMIAVGDRLSWDAPVVVDKHCVGGLPGNRTTPLVVAIVAANGLLMPKTSSRAITSPAGTADTMETLAPVDLDIAALKRVVDQEGGCIAWGGAIHLSPADDKFVRIERELDVDTEGQLIASVLSKKIAAGSTHVVIDIPVGPTAKVRSEEDARQLAERLRAVAARSGLEARCLLTDGTQPVGRGIGPALEAHDLLAVLRNAPGAPDDLRRRAASLAGVVLEIGGKSEPGEGAALALETLAEGRAWTKFQAICEAQGGMRVPPVAGQTHPLAAAQDGRVVHIDNRKLARLAKLAGAPDVKAAGIFMEVRLGQDVARGQPLLHVHADTAGELAYALDYAAIAGDIVRVEP
- a CDS encoding type II glyceraldehyde-3-phosphate dehydrogenase, with product MTKMTQHPIRVAINGYGVIGKRVASGVLAQSDMRLAGVADIAADWRLRPLEGQGIGLYAATPDHVAPMREAGLAIAGTQDELLAQANVVVDCTPKRIAARNAEIYRASGIKFIVHGGEKHEVTGHSFVAEVSFDSAVGRAATRVVSCNTTSIVRTLTALKRAGLLKRARGTLLRRATDPWESHLGGIMNTLVPERDIPSHQGPDALSVDPELDVVTMAVKVPQTLAHLHYWSVQMTRSASKEEVLDAFRASSRIALIQAGDGLAAINTVKELMADLGRPHDNLYEVALWEDMLKVQGDELFYAYMVDNQAIVIPDTIDAIRALAGLATNASESMARTNDALGIHGRLY
- a CDS encoding helix-turn-helix transcriptional regulator, with amino-acid sequence MTAVPQSNDTAPPFAVTAPPPPPARLLRLPEVIARVGLKRSAIYQRMSEGRFPKSRSLGPKCAVWIEAEIDAWVQSVAAGSASSPQT